DNA from Rosa rugosa chromosome 6, drRosRugo1.1, whole genome shotgun sequence:
TATAGGAAACCTCCCTTGTTTATGTTTTCAGTCGAATCATAATAACTCAGCTTAGTAGATGACAGATAACAGGATTTGTATCCTGTATCAGTTCAAGCGGTTATTGGTCATGATGCACATAAGCTAAGTTGTATCAAATTCAGATCAATGAAATATATGATTTGAGCACCAGAATGAGCATAGAGACTTCTGCATTATGTTGTTTTCCTCTACCTTTTGATTGTTAAGTTACAATCTGTGATGTAAATACATCTCACACAACACAAAATTGATTTTACTTCTATTTCAGCTCGATTTTTTCACGTCGTGGATGAGATCAAGGTGCCTGGTTTAAGAAGCCAACATCAGATCAGATACTGTCATACTAAAAAGATGAAGATAGCTCCCTTAGAATAGCAGTGGTCCTATAGCTCCCATAGCTGCTGTAAGAACATGAACTGGTCCGATGAAGCCGTAAATCAACCAAATATTCTTCTGCTTATGTTGGGTTAGGCAGCTTTGGTTCTACTTCAACATGGGTGATGTGAAGTTGGCAGGTAGTCGGATTTCTACATTTACATTCCATTGTAATACATGGTTAGATTCCAAAGACGATACCAGTGGGGACTTCAGCAGAAGAGGCACGATAATAGTGCTGCTAAATGtcttgcttgattgattttgttaAAGTGCATGGTGCAATTATTATGGCTTCATCCGCAGGCCCGCAGCCATGAAACACGAGTTTTCCTTTGCAGTGTCAGAGTATATCTCTACAGAGATAATCTTGAAATTGCGATTACGAAATTTTTTATCAAATTGCACTATAGAGGATAACAAAAGTTGAAAAAATGGAAGTAGATTGAGAAAATTGCTAGCATTTCGAAAGCAACTGCTTGGTGCAAGCAATCAACTCAATTGATGGGGACTGTTCTTTGCTAGGCTTTGGTATTGAAAAGGTCAGATTGTTGCTATCTCAACATCCTAATTGTAAGGTTTTACATGTAAGTGGGAGAGCAAGTCTGGCTCATTCCCATCATTTTCAGTTCTTGTATATTCCAAATTTTATTCGGGATGTTTTCTTAAGCGATATTTCTTATTAATTATTAATGTAATTtactttaaaaaatatatatatacaaaatattTCGAGAATTTTCAAATCAATTGCAATTCAGACTTTCCATCCGGCGGCACATCGGCGATCAGGAAAATTATAGATACTTAAAAACTTGTGGACGTTGATGTAAAAAATGTTGACGTACGTTTCAGAATTTTGTTGCCATTGGGAAATCCAATTCGAACTTTGTCACACCAATAAGACATATATACCCTCTAAGGATTAAACCTTTTGATTTATGCAGACCAATAATAATCAGTTAATTACCTGAAATTGAAGGGCAAATTGACAAATGTCAAGAACTTGTACTCttgtaaacatatatatatatatatatatatatatatatatatatatatatagtccacTAATGAGCATCAGCTGACTTCCCCAGACTGAGTTACAACAAAGACAGAGAAACCACATTTCCAATCTCACAAAGcctcttttctctttctcttggtAAGCCAAAGTCTTCATCTTTTTGTTGGGTCTTAATTCAGAATCTCTCTTTTTTGATCCCTTTGAATTCCTTATCTCATGTTAATTTGATATTTTGTGGTTAAACCTTTGTGGGTTTTGATTATTatgtttcaattttgatttttttgattGGTGGTAGCTATGTTTGTGGGTTTTACTAATAAAGTTCAAGGCTTTGGTGCATGAAATTTATGGGTTTTTGATGTAtggtgtttttgtgtttggttgCAGTAATGGCTTCAGATCCGAAGGTTCACGTGTTTGAAGAGGTGGCCAAGCACAACCAGACCAAAGATTGCTGGCTTGTTATTTCTGGGAAGGTTAGATCTTTCTGGAATTAGTTCTAATAGATTTAGTTTCTGGTTGATTGACTAGTCCTTTCAATTTAGAAATCGGCTTCTGTTTTCTGAAAtgcatgtccctttttcttcgTAGAATTGTTAAGAAGGAACCAAGTAATTGTAATTTTGCTAGTCTGTGACTGTTTTTGAAGGTTGTATCTGTCTCACCGTAGAGTAGTTACATTTAGTTTGATTTGATTAGTCCTCTCAGAGATGAGAGATATGGAAGGACCCTCAATACAGAAATCGGCTATTTTTGTTTCTGAAATGCATGCCACAAACAATTGTAAAGAATCAACCAAGTAGTTGTAATTGTGCTAAGCTATGTTTTACTGGTCTTTTCTATCTCAACTTAGAAGTAACGACTTTTTAGCTGATGATTTGGTGGAGTTGGATCTTAGACATTGAACTTGCCGACTTTGATTAATAGGAAGAGGTTGGTCATTTAAAAGTAACTACTTTTTCAGCTGATGCATTAAATTTTGATTAATTGGAAGTGGTTTTTTCAACAAAGGATTAATTGGAAGTGGTTGGTTCTTTTGTCTTATTCATCTCAACCATATTTATACTAAGCTTTGATTAATAGGAAGGGGTTGGTTCTTTACTTTGAAATATaaatatggtttttttttttttttataacaaaaGTAAAATTACAAGCTAGAACCTCTAGTACAACCCGACTCAATTTGGTCAAAAAGGACTGCATAATATAAATATGGTTATCTGTGGTGCTTAAGAGTTTGAATTGTTGATTTTAGGTGTACGATGTAACCCCTTTCATGGATGATCATCCCGGAGGAGATGAAGTTCTGCTATCTGCAACAGGTAAAGTATTCTGTTACCTATATGCTTTTCAGCAACCTTCAAGCCTGGATAGCTTATGATATTAATGTTGCTTGGTGTAGGGAAAGACGCAACAAATGATTTTGAAGATGTTGGTCATAGTGATGCTGCCAGAGATATGATGGACAAGTACTACATTGGAGAGATTGATCCGTCAACTGTCCCATTAAAACGGACTTACATTCCGCCACCGCAAACTCAATACAATCCGGATAAGACATCCGAGTTTGTGATCAAGATTTTACAGTTCCTGGTGCCCCTGTTAATCTTGGGTTTAGCCTTTGCTGTCCGTCACTTTACCAAGAAAGAGTAGTCATgctattttattttcatttcccCATTGTAAGGGTTCTTTTGTCCTCAGTTGAGCAGTTGAAATGGCAATTGCTTGTTTCTGGTATGTTGTTGGTTCACATTGTTGTTTATGCGAGTCATTTGCCTTCTAGTGTCAATTTGATTAAGGTCACTGTAGAATGGTTAATCTTAATGGATGATCACGAACTTATAATGAGCATATTTACTTTATCTATTCCTGGACATCTTTATGTACCTTCAGTTTGCTTCACTTCAGTTATGCAGTGAATTTTGATACTTTTGTAAATCTACATAGTTTTAGTAAAAGAAAAGGCATATTAATATGGGAAATGTGCAGAGAATTGGGTGTCAAAGCCTGTGGTTGTCCCTCAGCGGAGAATG
Protein-coding regions in this window:
- the LOC133714224 gene encoding cytochrome b5; the protein is MASDPKVHVFEEVAKHNQTKDCWLVISGKVYDVTPFMDDHPGGDEVLLSATGKDATNDFEDVGHSDAARDMMDKYYIGEIDPSTVPLKRTYIPPPQTQYNPDKTSEFVIKILQFLVPLLILGLAFAVRHFTKKE